The following coding sequences lie in one Saccharopolyspora hordei genomic window:
- a CDS encoding biotin carboxylase N-terminal domain-containing protein encodes MIPSLLVANRGEIARRIIRTARRLGVRTIAVHSDVDADLPYVAEADVAVALGSPRDFGSIDALLAVALGTGAAAVHPGCGFRSEDAEFARRCAAAGLVWVGPPPEAMELLADKVAARQHVAAAGVPVLPGTSGLASVDEAVEAGARLGPPLVVKAVSGGGGIGMGVAHDAGSLRRAARTALSRGGAFGDARILLERYLPRARHVEVQVVGMPDGTVRTFGERDCSVQRRHQKVVEECPSPAVDAALRARLCAAAARAVGSVGYRGAGTVEFLLDPATGEFHFLEVNARLQVEHPITEQVHGVDLVELQLRIASGEEVPDDVPAPRGHAVELRVCAEDPQRFLPRPGRITEWVEPAGVRVDAGYAAGTVVSPHFDPLLAKVVAHGADRAEALARARRAAAEFVVRGPQCNLPFLRELLDSPEFTSGDYDTGVVERITARRGKES; translated from the coding sequence GTGATCCCCAGCCTGCTGGTGGCGAACCGGGGTGAGATCGCCCGGCGCATCATCCGCACGGCCCGCCGACTCGGGGTGCGCACCATCGCGGTCCACTCCGACGTGGACGCCGACCTGCCGTACGTCGCCGAAGCGGACGTGGCGGTCGCGTTGGGCTCCCCGCGCGACTTCGGCTCGATCGACGCCCTCCTCGCGGTCGCGCTCGGCACCGGCGCCGCCGCGGTGCACCCGGGTTGCGGTTTCCGCTCCGAGGACGCCGAGTTCGCGCGGCGCTGCGCGGCCGCGGGACTGGTGTGGGTGGGCCCGCCACCCGAGGCCATGGAGCTGCTGGCCGACAAGGTGGCGGCGCGGCAGCACGTGGCCGCCGCGGGGGTGCCGGTGCTGCCGGGCACCTCCGGACTGGCGTCGGTGGACGAGGCCGTGGAAGCCGGGGCGAGGCTCGGTCCCCCGCTGGTGGTCAAGGCGGTGTCCGGCGGTGGCGGCATCGGGATGGGCGTCGCCCACGACGCGGGGTCGCTGCGGCGCGCCGCGCGGACCGCGCTCTCCCGCGGCGGCGCCTTCGGCGACGCGCGGATCCTGCTGGAGCGCTACCTGCCGCGCGCCCGGCACGTCGAGGTGCAGGTGGTGGGGATGCCCGACGGCACGGTGCGCACCTTCGGCGAACGGGACTGCTCGGTGCAGCGCCGCCACCAGAAGGTCGTCGAGGAGTGCCCCTCCCCCGCGGTCGACGCGGCGTTGCGCGCGCGGCTGTGCGCGGCGGCGGCGCGGGCCGTCGGCAGCGTCGGCTACCGCGGCGCCGGGACGGTGGAGTTCCTGCTCGACCCGGCCACCGGGGAGTTCCACTTCCTGGAGGTCAACGCCCGGTTGCAGGTCGAGCACCCGATCACCGAGCAGGTGCACGGCGTCGACCTGGTCGAGCTCCAGCTGCGCATCGCCTCCGGCGAGGAGGTCCCGGACGACGTCCCGGCGCCGCGCGGGCACGCGGTCGAACTGCGGGTCTGCGCCGAGGACCCGCAGCGGTTCCTGCCCCGGCCGGGCCGGATCACCGAGTGGGTCGAACCGGCCGGCGTCCGGGTGGACGCCGGGTACGCGGCGGGCACGGTGGTGAGCCCGCACTTCGACCCGCTGCTGGCCAAGGTCGTCGCGCACGGCGCCGACCGCGCGGAGGCGCTCGCCCGCGCGCGCCGGGCCGCGGCGGAGTTCGTCGTGCGCGGGCCGCAGTGCAACCTGCCGTTCCTGCGGGAGCTGCTCGACTCCCCGGAGTTCACCTCCGGCGACTACGACACCGGGGTGGTGGAGCGGATCACCGCCCGGCGCGGGAAGGAGAGCTGA
- a CDS encoding biotin/lipoyl-binding carrier protein: MEIRSEMVANVWKVLVTEGAVVGPDDELAVLESMKMEIPVVSGTSGVVTRIAVAEGDAVSEGDLIAEVDPQ; the protein is encoded by the coding sequence ATGGAGATCAGGTCCGAGATGGTGGCCAACGTGTGGAAGGTCCTGGTCACCGAAGGCGCGGTCGTCGGGCCCGACGACGAGCTGGCCGTGCTGGAGTCGATGAAGATGGAGATCCCGGTGGTCAGCGGGACCAGCGGGGTGGTCACCCGGATCGCGGTGGCCGAGGGCGACGCGGTCTCCGAGGGCGACCTGATCGCCGAAGTGGACCCGCAGTAG
- a CDS encoding cupin domain-containing protein — protein sequence MTQHDAFHPDLSTSVPEAQRAALRTRLHHVRAADLDKNTAQTEGMRRLAAISGDLVGSERIWMGETHVAPSTASANHHHGESETAIHVVSGHPEFVFHDGTEEVRIKTEPGDYIFVPPYVPHREENPDPNDPAVVVIARSTQEAIVVNLPELYPLDPEG from the coding sequence ATGACCCAGCACGACGCATTCCACCCGGACCTGTCGACGTCGGTGCCCGAGGCGCAGCGAGCCGCGCTGCGCACCCGGCTGCACCACGTGCGGGCCGCTGACCTGGACAAGAACACCGCGCAGACCGAGGGCATGCGACGGCTCGCCGCGATCAGCGGCGACCTGGTCGGCTCGGAGCGGATCTGGATGGGCGAGACCCACGTGGCCCCGTCGACGGCCTCGGCGAACCACCACCACGGGGAGTCGGAGACGGCGATCCACGTGGTCAGCGGCCACCCGGAGTTCGTCTTCCACGACGGCACCGAGGAGGTCCGCATCAAGACCGAACCGGGCGACTACATCTTCGTCCCGCCCTACGTCCCGCACCGGGAGGAGAACCCGGACCCGAACGACCCGGCGGTGGTGGTGATCGCCCGCAGCACGCAGGAGGCGATCGTGGTCAACCTCCCGGAGCTCTACCCCCTCGACCCGGAGGGCTGA